A DNA window from Barnesiella intestinihominis YIT 11860 contains the following coding sequences:
- the panC gene encoding pantoate--beta-alanine ligase translates to MKVFTTIAELCKQLDSDRNAGKKIGLVPTMGALHNGHLQLVKTSVANNDVTVVSIFVNPTQFNDKNDLLLYPRTLDKDCQLLESVNCDYAFAPSVEEIYPTEDTRIFHLGKVAEVMEGKYRPGHFNGVAQIVSKLFDIVNPDNAYFGEKDFQQIAVIRAMAAQMGYTFNIIAVPIVRESDGLALSSRNTRLTKSQRRNAPKIAKTLFKSRTFAASHSVKETIDEVISTIDAIPEMRVEYYEIVDGNTLQPISGWNDSDYIVGCITVYNGEVRLIDNIAYRRPEQ, encoded by the coding sequence ATGAAAGTATTCACAACAATAGCCGAATTATGTAAGCAACTCGATTCGGACAGAAATGCCGGGAAAAAGATAGGTCTCGTCCCAACAATGGGCGCTTTACACAACGGACATCTGCAACTGGTAAAGACCAGCGTGGCTAATAATGACGTGACAGTAGTCAGCATATTCGTCAACCCCACCCAATTCAACGACAAAAATGATTTGTTACTTTACCCCCGCACGCTCGACAAGGACTGTCAATTACTCGAATCGGTAAATTGTGATTATGCTTTCGCTCCTTCGGTAGAAGAAATCTATCCGACCGAAGATACCCGGATATTTCACTTGGGAAAAGTAGCGGAAGTCATGGAAGGTAAATACCGACCGGGACATTTCAACGGAGTGGCTCAAATCGTCAGTAAACTCTTCGATATAGTCAATCCCGATAATGCCTACTTCGGAGAAAAAGATTTTCAGCAAATTGCCGTTATACGAGCTATGGCCGCTCAAATGGGCTATACATTCAACATCATAGCTGTCCCTATCGTACGCGAATCAGACGGATTAGCCCTAAGCAGCCGTAATACTCGATTGACAAAGTCTCAAAGAAGAAATGCACCCAAAATAGCAAAGACATTATTTAAAAGTCGTACCTTTGCAGCCAGCCATTCGGTGAAAGAGACTATCGATGAAGTAATCTCTACCATCGATGCAATACCGGAAATGAGAGTAGAATACTACGAAATAGTCGATGGAAACACGTTACAGCCTATCTCAGGCTGGAACGACAGCGATTATATAGTAGGTTGTATTACCGTATATAACGGAGAGGTGAGATTAATCGACAACATCGCATATCGACGCCCCGAACAATAA
- the folD gene encoding bifunctional methylenetetrahydrofolate dehydrogenase/methenyltetrahydrofolate cyclohydrolase FolD codes for MQLIDGKAVADRIKQEIAQEVEYICSAGGKRPHLAAVLVGHDGGSETYVAHKVKACEQCGFKSTLVRYESDVNEEELLNKVNELNNDPDIDGFIVQLPLPKHISEQKVIEAIDYRKDVDGFHPVNVGRMSIGLPCFVSATPAGIMELLARYEIETKGKHCVILGRSNIVGKPVATLMMQKAYPGNATVTVCHSATPNIKEICRTADIIIAALGSPEFVTADMVKEGVVIIDVGTTRVPDATKKSGFKLTGDVKFDEVAPKCSFITPVPGGVGPMTIVSLMRNTLLAGKKAIYP; via the coding sequence ATGCAACTAATCGATGGAAAAGCGGTGGCCGACCGTATAAAACAAGAAATCGCCCAAGAGGTAGAATATATTTGCAGTGCCGGAGGCAAACGGCCTCATTTAGCAGCTGTTCTGGTGGGACACGACGGTGGGAGTGAAACATACGTGGCGCACAAAGTAAAAGCCTGCGAACAATGCGGGTTCAAATCGACTCTCGTTCGCTATGAAAGCGATGTTAACGAAGAAGAGCTCTTGAACAAAGTAAACGAACTGAACAACGACCCCGATATCGACGGATTTATCGTCCAACTACCCTTGCCCAAACACATCTCGGAACAAAAGGTGATCGAAGCTATCGACTACCGGAAAGATGTCGACGGATTTCACCCGGTCAATGTAGGGCGCATGTCCATCGGGTTGCCCTGTTTCGTATCGGCTACACCCGCCGGAATCATGGAGTTGCTTGCTCGCTACGAAATAGAGACCAAAGGAAAACATTGTGTGATACTGGGACGAAGCAACATTGTGGGCAAACCGGTAGCTACACTCATGATGCAAAAGGCTTATCCGGGCAATGCCACGGTAACCGTATGTCATAGTGCAACCCCCAACATCAAAGAGATATGCCGTACGGCCGACATTATTATCGCCGCACTCGGTTCTCCCGAATTCGTCACTGCCGATATGGTAAAAGAGGGTGTCGTAATCATTGATGTGGGTACGACCCGAGTTCCCGATGCTACAAAAAAATCGGGATTCAAGCTCACCGGAGACGTAAAATTCGACGAAGTAGCTCCCAAGTGCTCTTTTATCACCCCCGTTCCCGGCGGAGTAGGCCCTATGACTATCGTGTCGCTCATGCGTAACACCCTGTTGGCTGGGAAAAAAGCAATCTATCCCTAA
- the ffh gene encoding signal recognition particle protein yields MFENLSERLERSFKILKGEGKITEINVAETLKDVRRALLDADVNYKVAKQFTDTVKTKALGQDVLTAVKPGQLMVKIVHDELATLMGGETAEVNLSQNPSIILMSGLQGSGKTTFSGKLAKMLKSKKGKRPLLVACDVYRPAAIEQLKVLGEQIDVPVYTEEDSKDPVSISANAVKYAKENHFDLVIVDTAGRLAIDEQMMNEIEAIKKKINPTETLFVVDSMTGQDAVNTAKEFNDRLDFDGVVLTKLDGDTRGGAALSIRTVVDKPIKFVGTGEKLEAIDYFHPARMADRILGMGDIVSLVERAQEQYDEEEAKRLQKKIAKNQFDFNDFLSQIHQIKKMGNLKDLASMIPGVGKAIKDMDIDDNAFKSIEAIIYSMTPKERSNPELLNGSRRQRIAAGSGTSIQEVNRLIKQFDQTRKMMRMVTQNKGAMMKGFKRR; encoded by the coding sequence ATGTTTGAAAACCTTAGTGAAAGACTTGAACGGTCTTTTAAAATACTGAAAGGTGAAGGTAAAATCACCGAAATCAACGTCGCCGAAACGCTGAAAGACGTGCGACGCGCACTACTCGATGCCGACGTCAACTACAAAGTAGCCAAACAATTTACCGACACGGTAAAAACCAAAGCATTGGGGCAAGACGTACTCACCGCCGTGAAGCCGGGACAATTGATGGTGAAGATCGTACACGACGAACTGGCGACCTTGATGGGTGGAGAAACCGCCGAAGTAAACCTGTCGCAAAATCCGTCGATTATCCTCATGTCAGGATTACAGGGTTCGGGTAAAACCACGTTCTCCGGTAAGTTGGCAAAAATGCTAAAATCGAAAAAAGGGAAACGCCCCTTGCTGGTTGCTTGCGACGTATATCGCCCTGCCGCTATCGAGCAATTAAAGGTCTTAGGTGAACAAATCGATGTACCGGTTTATACCGAGGAAGACAGCAAAGACCCTGTGAGCATTTCCGCCAATGCCGTAAAATATGCCAAAGAAAATCATTTCGATTTGGTTATTGTCGACACGGCAGGACGTTTGGCTATCGACGAGCAAATGATGAACGAAATCGAGGCTATCAAGAAAAAAATCAATCCGACCGAGACCTTGTTCGTCGTTGACTCCATGACCGGACAAGACGCGGTCAACACAGCCAAAGAATTTAACGATCGTCTCGATTTCGACGGAGTAGTTCTCACCAAATTGGACGGCGACACCCGTGGCGGTGCGGCACTCTCTATCCGCACCGTAGTCGACAAGCCCATTAAATTTGTAGGAACCGGCGAAAAACTCGAAGCCATAGACTACTTCCACCCGGCTCGTATGGCCGACCGTATCTTGGGTATGGGCGATATCGTCTCTTTGGTAGAACGAGCCCAAGAACAATACGACGAGGAAGAAGCCAAACGATTACAAAAGAAAATTGCTAAAAACCAATTCGACTTTAACGACTTCCTCAGCCAGATACACCAAATCAAAAAAATGGGTAATCTCAAAGATTTGGCTTCTATGATTCCCGGTGTGGGAAAAGCGATCAAGGACATGGACATCGATGACAATGCTTTCAAAAGTATCGAAGCGATTATTTACTCAATGACCCCCAAAGAACGCAGCAACCCCGAACTGCTCAACGGTAGCCGCCGACAACGTATCGCCGCAGGTAGCGGAACTTCGATACAAGAGGTGAACCGACTTATCAAGCAGTTCGACCAAACCCGCAAAATGATGCGAATGGTTACCCAAAACAAAGGAGCCATGATGAAAGGATTCAAAAGAAGATAA
- a CDS encoding CapA family protein, producing the protein MIGLISFLAPLILGQAPAVPATEVSLLFAGDAMQHKAQIQSAKQGEAYDYSPCFADITHEIASADYAVVNLESPIGGQPYTGYPCFSAPDEFPIALQNAGFDLFLTANNHCLDRYTRGAIRTLHILDSIGTDHIGTYDSKDSFERFYPFITSIKGIRIAFLNYTYGTNGFTPHSPLIVNYIDEEKIKKDIFRAKTLSADLIVVCLHWGDEYQLLPNKRQEDLADFLVKEGVQLIIGAHPHVIQPMELRYDEQGNPCALIVYSLGNFISNMKTRDTVGGAMVKVVIRRDITGKILLQSAQHTLVYTRRPTIQKENFRVVPAIQELKEHPHRPHLKGFVEKAHEISSKYNKGVTEYQIEPVNPTFK; encoded by the coding sequence ATGATAGGGCTCATATCCTTTTTAGCACCGCTCATTTTAGGACAAGCTCCGGCAGTACCCGCTACCGAGGTTTCTCTTCTTTTCGCTGGCGATGCTATGCAACATAAAGCCCAAATACAATCTGCAAAACAAGGTGAGGCATACGATTATTCACCTTGTTTTGCAGACATTACTCACGAAATAGCTTCGGCGGATTATGCAGTCGTCAATTTAGAATCGCCCATCGGCGGACAACCTTACACCGGTTATCCCTGTTTTTCTGCGCCGGACGAATTTCCAATCGCATTACAAAACGCAGGATTCGACCTTTTCCTTACCGCCAACAATCACTGTCTCGACCGTTATACCCGAGGGGCTATACGCACATTGCATATACTCGACTCTATTGGAACAGACCATATAGGAACCTACGATTCAAAAGACTCATTCGAAAGATTCTATCCGTTCATAACCTCTATAAAAGGAATACGAATCGCCTTTCTGAATTACACGTACGGAACGAATGGATTTACGCCACACTCTCCATTAATTGTCAATTACATAGACGAAGAAAAAATAAAAAAAGACATTTTTCGTGCTAAAACGTTGAGTGCCGACCTTATCGTTGTCTGCCTACATTGGGGCGATGAATACCAACTGTTGCCGAACAAACGACAAGAAGATTTGGCAGACTTTTTGGTGAAAGAAGGAGTACAACTGATTATAGGAGCCCACCCACACGTGATACAACCTATGGAATTACGATACGACGAACAAGGGAACCCTTGTGCCCTCATCGTCTATTCACTGGGAAATTTCATCTCCAATATGAAAACCCGCGATACGGTGGGTGGAGCAATGGTAAAGGTTGTTATCCGACGGGATATCACGGGAAAAATACTGTTACAATCGGCACAACACACACTTGTTTATACCCGACGACCAACTATACAAAAAGAAAACTTCCGGGTAGTACCTGCGATACAAGAATTGAAAGAGCATCCCCATCGGCCTCATCTGAAAGGATTCGTGGAAAAAGCCCATGAGATATCTTCAAAATACAACAAAGGGGTGACAGAATACCAGATAGAGCCAGTGAACCCAACCTTCAAGTAA
- a CDS encoding DUF4270 domain-containing protein: MKIFRFLPIAFAIVLGLSSCGDENSAIGSSIVDTNIEIVVDSSFQELITVESVPNDSVVGRTITQLIGRISIPGYGRLETDFLTQFMPAANFDTVGVNKLDSLILYLSYNTESFTGDSLAPMQLSVYPLDKRLESPVYSGIDPAEYYNAQAAPVALTSYNASFLGLPDSLIELGYKMIRVKLPDEMADRFYQKYKEDPTVFSSPSRFTQYFPGFYVKTSYGSGCVVNVQNTVMNLHYTKTTVINDKDSTYNSTQTLMAVTPEITTGNHIKLEIDAEIKNEISSGKVYLQAPAGLNVLIHFPTRKIIETFEDAVGGSGSASTVQGLVNSLTLRIPVKTVSSNYNLDPPQFLLFIRKSELQEFFEKKKLPDNVNTFYAKYDSDAHVYNFTGLRTFINNIIEKKRTGTEITDADEEIVLVPVSVYSETVSSGGSYYYYSYNEKEVVTDVVPYISAPSLALVDVDNIKLRLTYSKQDMK, from the coding sequence ATGAAAATATTTAGATTTTTACCGATAGCTTTTGCGATAGTTTTAGGTTTATCTTCTTGTGGAGACGAAAATAGCGCAATCGGTTCTTCGATAGTCGATACGAATATTGAAATTGTGGTGGACTCTTCTTTTCAAGAGTTGATAACGGTTGAGTCTGTTCCGAATGATAGTGTCGTTGGAAGAACTATAACACAATTAATCGGGCGTATTTCTATTCCGGGATATGGTAGGTTAGAAACCGATTTTCTTACCCAGTTTATGCCGGCTGCAAACTTTGATACGGTTGGTGTGAATAAACTCGATTCTTTGATTTTATATTTAAGTTACAATACAGAATCCTTTACAGGAGATTCTTTGGCCCCTATGCAGTTGAGTGTATATCCGTTGGATAAACGGTTGGAGTCGCCTGTATATAGCGGTATCGATCCGGCGGAATATTATAATGCACAAGCTGCCCCGGTTGCTTTGACAAGTTATAATGCTTCGTTTTTAGGATTACCGGATTCTCTTATAGAACTCGGCTATAAGATGATTCGGGTGAAATTACCCGATGAAATGGCTGACCGTTTTTATCAGAAATATAAAGAAGATCCAACTGTATTTTCGTCTCCTAGTAGGTTTACACAATATTTTCCGGGTTTTTATGTAAAGACATCTTATGGAAGCGGGTGTGTTGTGAATGTTCAAAATACGGTAATGAATTTACATTACACCAAAACAACCGTGATTAATGATAAGGATTCTACATATAACTCGACTCAAACTCTAATGGCGGTAACTCCCGAAATAACAACGGGAAACCATATAAAATTGGAAATAGATGCAGAGATAAAAAACGAAATATCTTCGGGGAAGGTCTATTTACAGGCCCCGGCAGGGTTAAATGTTTTGATTCACTTTCCAACGCGTAAAATTATTGAGACTTTTGAAGATGCAGTAGGGGGAAGTGGTAGTGCTTCGACTGTACAAGGACTTGTGAACTCGTTGACTTTACGTATTCCCGTAAAGACGGTTTCTAGTAATTATAATCTTGATCCTCCGCAATTTTTGCTGTTTATTCGTAAATCTGAGTTGCAAGAGTTTTTCGAAAAGAAAAAACTACCTGACAATGTGAATACATTTTATGCTAAGTATGATAGTGATGCCCATGTTTATAATTTTACGGGATTGAGGACCTTTATCAATAATATTATAGAAAAGAAACGGACGGGTACTGAAATCACAGATGCCGATGAGGAAATCGTTCTTGTACCGGTGTCTGTGTATAGCGAAACGGTATCTTCCGGTGGAAGTTATTACTATTATTCTTACAATGAGAAGGAGGTAGTTACCGATGTTGTTCCCTATATTTCTGCTCCATCATTGGCGTTGGTCGATGTAGATAACATTAAGTTGCGATTAACATATAGTAAACAGGATATGAAATAA
- a CDS encoding 4-fold beta flower protein — MRILKPFMLLAVIGVLYSCAAVPLQTYRNGYIMDKNNVVVGYYSNGHVLDLEKNIIGYYANGYIYDTRHEVIGNYVNGYIKNLKLK; from the coding sequence ATGAGAATATTGAAGCCTTTTATGTTGCTAGCTGTTATTGGTGTTTTATATTCCTGTGCAGCTGTTCCTTTACAGACTTATCGCAATGGCTATATCATGGATAAGAATAATGTAGTTGTCGGGTACTATTCGAATGGGCATGTCCTCGATTTGGAAAAGAATATCATCGGATACTATGCAAACGGGTATATTTACGATACTCGCCATGAGGTTATAGGAAATTATGTAAATGGATATATAAAGAACCTGAAATTAAAATAG
- a CDS encoding glycogen/starch synthase, producing the protein MKEAKVLFIAQEITPYLPESEIANICRNLPQGIQDRGHEIRTFMPKYGSINERRNQLHEVIRLSGMNLIIDDTDHPLIIKVASIQSARMQVYFIDNDDYFQRNADGVVDEDMRPDNDERSIFFVRGVMETVKKLRWTPDIIHCHGWITALTPLYIKKSYAEDPSFRDAKVIYSLYDNGFKTPFDPNFAAKLKLEGIQDTDIPFAVGESIDPVVLNKLAIQYSDGVIQASRDINSEITDYVQKTGIPFLGYQDPENYIDTYNDFYNKIVGNE; encoded by the coding sequence ATGAAAGAAGCCAAAGTCCTATTTATTGCACAGGAGATTACCCCTTATCTGCCAGAATCGGAAATCGCTAATATTTGTCGAAATTTACCGCAAGGTATTCAGGATAGAGGGCATGAGATACGTACCTTTATGCCTAAGTACGGTTCTATTAACGAGCGTCGTAATCAATTGCACGAGGTGATTCGGTTGTCGGGAATGAATTTAATAATCGATGATACAGATCATCCTCTTATTATTAAAGTCGCTTCGATACAATCGGCTCGTATGCAGGTCTATTTTATAGACAACGATGATTATTTTCAACGTAATGCCGACGGGGTAGTCGACGAGGATATGCGTCCCGATAATGACGAACGGAGTATTTTCTTTGTCAGAGGGGTTATGGAGACCGTGAAAAAGTTGCGTTGGACTCCTGATATTATTCACTGTCACGGTTGGATAACGGCGTTGACTCCTTTGTATATTAAGAAAAGTTATGCCGAAGATCCTTCTTTTCGGGATGCGAAGGTGATATATTCGTTATACGATAATGGTTTCAAGACTCCATTCGACCCCAATTTTGCTGCAAAATTGAAGTTGGAGGGGATACAAGACACCGATATACCTTTTGCGGTAGGAGAGTCTATTGATCCTGTTGTTCTTAATAAATTGGCTATACAGTATTCCGACGGTGTGATTCAAGCCAGTCGAGATATAAATTCGGAAATTACGGATTATGTACAAAAAACGGGCATTCCTTTCTTGGGGTATCAAGACCCTGAAAATTATATAGATACCTATAATGATTTTTATAATAAAATTGTAGGTAACGAATAA
- a CDS encoding MATE family efflux transporter, with translation MYSRKEIWRISLPILVSLFVQNLINITDTAFMGRVGQVELGASALAGVLYLAFYMVTFGFSTGAQILMARRNGEAKYGTLGPIMGQGILFLEILTIILIFASLIGTPQMLKGLISSTAVCQAGEDYMQYRIFGLLFTSIGVMFRAFFVAVTRTKVLMMNAVIMTIANVVFNYIFVFGHFGAPEMGIAGAALGSVLAEATAALHFFLYTFFYIDRGKYQLFRFRSGGFGLIREILNVSVWSMILYFLTIGTWFLFFVAVEHLGELPLAISNIIRSTSTLLFMPVNAFGATACTLVSNAMGARRADDVIPIMRRIVKMCYAIVLPLIALLCLAPHWILLIYTNDSSLIAECTHSVYVMSSFYLIALPGNILFQSVSGTGDTRTAFLIEMTTIVFYTLAIYWIIVTLQVDIAFCWTVEYVYWGFKLFLSFLFFKKTNWKVKKI, from the coding sequence ATGTATAGTCGTAAAGAAATTTGGAGAATCTCTCTCCCCATATTAGTAAGCCTTTTTGTACAAAACCTCATCAACATCACCGATACGGCTTTTATGGGGCGTGTCGGACAAGTAGAATTAGGAGCCTCCGCCTTAGCCGGAGTATTGTATCTTGCTTTCTATATGGTCACTTTCGGATTTAGCACCGGAGCACAAATTCTCATGGCTCGTAGAAACGGTGAAGCCAAATATGGGACTTTGGGCCCTATCATGGGGCAAGGTATTCTCTTTTTGGAAATATTGACAATAATCCTCATCTTCGCTTCTCTTATAGGGACCCCACAAATGTTGAAAGGCCTCATCTCCTCCACTGCCGTATGTCAAGCCGGAGAAGATTACATGCAATATCGGATATTCGGACTCCTGTTCACTTCTATCGGGGTGATGTTCCGGGCCTTTTTCGTAGCTGTCACCCGCACCAAAGTACTGATGATGAATGCAGTCATCATGACTATCGCCAATGTCGTATTCAACTACATTTTTGTATTCGGGCACTTCGGTGCACCCGAAATGGGTATTGCCGGAGCTGCACTTGGATCCGTTTTGGCAGAAGCGACAGCCGCATTGCACTTTTTCCTCTACACGTTCTTTTATATAGATCGGGGAAAATACCAACTGTTCCGATTTCGTTCCGGAGGATTCGGCCTCATTCGCGAAATACTGAATGTATCGGTATGGAGCATGATTCTCTACTTTCTCACCATAGGCACATGGTTTCTCTTTTTCGTAGCCGTCGAACACTTGGGAGAACTTCCACTGGCCATTTCCAACATTATCCGCAGTACCTCTACCCTGCTGTTCATGCCGGTCAATGCTTTTGGAGCGACAGCCTGTACCCTCGTGAGCAATGCTATGGGAGCCCGCCGTGCCGACGATGTAATTCCAATCATGCGGCGTATCGTCAAAATGTGCTACGCCATAGTATTACCCCTCATTGCCTTGCTATGCTTAGCTCCTCATTGGATACTCCTCATCTATACCAACGATAGCTCGCTTATCGCCGAATGTACACATTCGGTCTATGTCATGTCGTCGTTCTACCTTATAGCCCTACCGGGAAATATACTCTTTCAATCTGTATCGGGAACCGGCGACACTCGCACGGCTTTTCTCATCGAAATGACCACGATCGTTTTCTATACGCTGGCTATTTATTGGATTATCGTTACCCTTCAAGTAGACATAGCCTTTTGTTGGACAGTAGAGTACGTCTATTGGGGATTCAAACTATTCCTATCGTTCCTCTTTTTCAAAAAAACGAACTGGAAAGTGAAGAAGATATAA
- the panD gene encoding aspartate 1-decarboxylase produces the protein MFIEVVKSKIHRVTVTQANLNYIGSITIDEDLMDAANIIANEKVSIVNNNNGERFETYVIKGERGSGVICLNGAAARKVQPGDIVIIMAYALMTPEEAKSFTPAVIFPDTATNKLI, from the coding sequence ATGTTTATAGAGGTCGTAAAATCAAAAATTCACAGAGTCACCGTCACCCAAGCAAATCTGAATTATATCGGAAGTATCACGATCGACGAAGATTTAATGGATGCGGCGAACATTATTGCCAATGAAAAAGTCTCCATCGTAAACAACAACAATGGAGAACGATTCGAGACTTATGTCATAAAAGGCGAACGAGGTTCAGGAGTAATATGTCTTAATGGAGCCGCCGCCCGAAAAGTACAACCGGGAGACATCGTCATCATTATGGCCTATGCTCTAATGACTCCCGAAGAGGCAAAAAGTTTTACGCCGGCTGTTATCTTCCCAGATACAGCGACCAATAAACTCATATAA
- a CDS encoding NAD(+) synthase — MGQNFGFVKVAAAIPRVEIADCIYNEREIYNQIIEAVHRNVQIIVFPELSITAYTCGDLFGHTLLLEQARKALSLLVEETSDYPILCIVGMPVAAGNCLYNCAVVFQSGKILGVVPKSYLPNYKEFYEERWFTSGISATIDTIELCGDRVPFGTDLLFESAGVVVGVELCEDLWVPIPPSSYLVQQGADIIVNLSATNELIGKHSYLLSLVRQQSARCVAGYVYASAGFGESSTDLVFAGNGLVVENGSILAESKRFSSTPQLVVSEIDVERLRTERRVMTSFAKGAWAHGRDARFIPFVLNDIPLRLTRKVGAFPFVPSDSLVLNERCAEILDIQSSGLAKRLVHTQAQSVVLGISGGLDSTLALLVAVRTLDKLGWNREKIIGVTMPGFGTTGRTYHNAMMLMRSLGITIREISIREACELHFKDIDHDISIQDITYENSQARERTQILMDIANQTGGLVIGTGDLSELALGWATYNGDHMSMYAISTSIPKTLVKYLVSWVAENELVGEARDTLIDIVNTPISPELIPADENGEIKQKTEDLVGPYALHDFFLYNMLRFGFSPAKLYFLAQYAFEGVYEPDTIKKWLKIFCRRFFNQQFKRSCLPDGPKVGMVSLSPRGDWRMPSDASSAMWQKECDEL; from the coding sequence ATGGGACAAAATTTTGGATTTGTAAAAGTGGCAGCGGCGATTCCTCGTGTGGAGATAGCCGATTGTATATATAATGAGAGAGAAATATATAATCAGATAATAGAGGCTGTTCATCGAAATGTACAAATTATTGTTTTCCCGGAACTTTCTATAACAGCCTACACTTGTGGCGATTTATTCGGCCATACGCTTTTATTGGAACAGGCTCGAAAGGCTTTGTCTCTGTTGGTGGAGGAGACTAGCGATTATCCGATATTATGTATCGTGGGAATGCCTGTGGCTGCTGGGAATTGTTTATATAATTGTGCCGTAGTATTCCAATCGGGTAAAATATTGGGAGTCGTTCCCAAAAGCTATTTGCCCAATTATAAGGAATTTTATGAGGAACGTTGGTTTACTTCTGGTATTTCGGCAACGATCGATACTATTGAACTATGTGGTGATAGAGTTCCGTTCGGTACAGATTTATTGTTTGAGAGTGCGGGTGTTGTCGTGGGAGTAGAATTGTGCGAAGATTTATGGGTTCCTATACCTCCCAGTTCATATCTTGTACAGCAAGGTGCAGATATTATAGTAAATTTGTCGGCTACGAATGAGTTGATAGGGAAACACTCTTATCTTCTTTCTCTTGTCCGGCAACAATCGGCGAGGTGTGTGGCCGGATATGTTTATGCTTCGGCCGGATTCGGAGAGTCTTCCACCGATTTGGTATTTGCAGGGAATGGCCTTGTTGTAGAGAATGGTAGTATTCTTGCCGAATCGAAGCGTTTTTCTTCAACGCCTCAACTTGTAGTGAGTGAAATCGATGTGGAGCGGCTGCGTACGGAGAGAAGAGTGATGACTTCGTTTGCAAAGGGAGCTTGGGCACATGGCAGAGATGCACGTTTCATTCCGTTTGTCTTAAACGATATTCCATTGCGGTTGACCCGTAAGGTGGGGGCTTTCCCTTTTGTGCCTTCCGATTCGTTGGTCTTGAACGAACGTTGTGCCGAAATACTCGATATACAAAGTTCGGGGTTAGCCAAGAGGTTGGTACATACCCAAGCTCAAAGTGTGGTTCTCGGTATTTCGGGCGGTTTAGATTCGACATTGGCTTTGTTGGTCGCAGTCAGAACACTCGATAAACTCGGTTGGAATCGAGAGAAGATAATAGGTGTGACTATGCCGGGATTCGGGACGACAGGTCGTACCTATCATAATGCTATGATGTTAATGCGTTCGTTGGGTATAACTATTCGGGAAATTTCTATTCGGGAGGCTTGTGAGCTTCATTTTAAAGATATTGACCACGATATTTCAATCCAAGATATTACTTACGAAAATTCCCAAGCGCGGGAACGTACACAAATTTTGATGGATATAGCGAACCAGACCGGAGGATTGGTTATAGGAACCGGGGATTTGTCTGAATTGGCATTAGGTTGGGCCACATATAATGGCGATCACATGTCGATGTATGCTATCTCAACAAGTATTCCCAAAACTTTGGTTAAGTATTTGGTGAGCTGGGTTGCCGAGAATGAGCTGGTAGGTGAGGCCCGGGATACGTTGATCGATATTGTCAATACTCCTATTAGCCCAGAATTGATACCTGCCGATGAAAATGGAGAGATAAAGCAGAAGACCGAGGATTTGGTAGGTCCCTATGCTCTGCATGATTTTTTCTTGTATAATATGTTGCGATTCGGTTTCTCTCCTGCCAAATTATATTTCCTTGCCCAATATGCTTTCGAAGGGGTGTATGAGCCGGATACGATAAAAAAGTGGCTGAAAATATTCTGTCGGAGATTTTTTAATCAACAATTCAAGAGGTCGTGTCTTCCCGATGGTCCAAAGGTGGGAATGGTAAGTCTTTCTCCTCGAGGGGATTGGCGGATGCCTAGTGATGCGTCGAGTGCCATGTGGCAGAAAGAGTGTGACGAGTTATAA